One Hordeum vulgare subsp. vulgare chromosome 4H, MorexV3_pseudomolecules_assembly, whole genome shotgun sequence DNA window includes the following coding sequences:
- the LOC123451168 gene encoding F-box/kelch-repeat protein At2g44130-like, with protein MRNQKSRVQERKVEHIDLIPGMPDDVAVDCLARVPHASFRSMRGVCRGWNTAAAAPDFALARAEAGANEDLVYLLQFGNPAAAADDAAPGNAQAYGVSVYNVTTGEWRREGAAPPVPMFAQCAAVGSRLAVLGGWDPKTFEPVADVHVLDASTGVWRRGAPMRSARSFFACAEAGGKIYVAGGHDKLKNALKTAEAYDAGADAWDPLPDMSEERDECDGMATVAGDRFLAVSGYRTGRQGGFERDAEWFDPAAREWRRLERVRAPPSAAHVVVRGRVWCIEGTAVMEYRGERRSWREVGPSPPGLKAGTARAVAVGGGERVVVTGAIESEGGGAGHALWVFDVKSKNWTVVRPPPQFAGFVFSIGSVRV; from the coding sequence ATGAGGAACCAGAAGAGCCGCGTCCAGGAGCGCAAGGTCGAGCACATCGACCTCATCCCGGGGATGCCCGACGACGTCGCCGTCGACTGCCTGGCGCGCGTCCCGCACGCCTCCTTCCGCTCGATGCGGGGCGTCTGCCGCGGCTGGaacaccgccgccgccgcgccggaCTTCGCCCTGGCGCGCGCCGAGGCCGGCGCCAACGAGGACCTGGTCTACCTGCTGCAGTTCGGGAACCCGGCGGCCGCCGCGGACGACGCCGCGCCAGGGAACGCCCAGGCGTACGGCGTGTCGGTGTACAACGTCACCACCGGGGAGTGGCGCCGCGAGGGCGCCGCGCCGCCCGTGCCGATGTTCGCGCAGTGCGCGGCCGTCGGGAGCCGCCTCGCCGTGCTCGGCGGGTGGGACCCCAAGACCTTCGAGCCCGTGGCGGACGTGCACGTGCTCGACGCGTCCACCGGCGTGTGGCGCCGCGGCGCGCCCATGCGGTCGGCGCGGTCCTTCTTCGCCTGCGCCGAGGCGGGCGGTAAGATCTACGTCGCCGGGGGCCACGACAAGCTCAAGAACGCGCTCAAGACGGCGGAGGCCTATGACGCGGGCGCCGACGCCTGGGACCCGCTCCCGGACATGTCCGAGGAGCGCGACGAGTGCGACGGCATGGCCACCGTCGCCGGCGACCGGTTCCTGGCCGTCAGCGGGTACCGCACGGGCCGCCAGGGCGGGTTCGAGCGCGACGCCGAGTGGTTCGACCCGGCGGCCCGCGAGTGGCGCCGCCTGGAGCGCGTGCGCGCGCCGCCGTCGGCGGCGCACGTGGTGGTGCGCGGCCGGGTGTGGTGCATCGAGGGCACGGCCGTGATGGAGTACCGCGGGGAGCGGCGCAGCTGGCGCGAGGTCGGGCCGTCCCCGCCGGGGCTCAAGGCCGGCACGGCGCGCGCGGTCGCCGTCGGCGGCGGCGAGCGCGTGGTGGTCACCGGCGCAATCGAGTCCGAGGGAGGAGGCGCCGGGCACGCGCTGTGGGTGTTCGACGTCAAGTCCAAGAACTGGACCGTGGTGCGCCCGCCGCCGCAGTTCGCAGGCTTCGTCTTCTCCATTGGTTCAGTGCGCGTGTGA